One segment of Ricinus communis isolate WT05 ecotype wild-type chromosome 8, ASM1957865v1, whole genome shotgun sequence DNA contains the following:
- the LOC8280812 gene encoding endochitinase EP3, with translation MLTRHLLTITALAIILAGALLPKNVMGQNCGCSPGLCCSQYGYCGSGKDYCGPGCRQGPCFAAPGNNAVSVPDLVTPDFFNRIINQAAPSCPGKNFYTRKAFLEALNSYSGFGKIGSSDDSKREVAAFFAHVTHETGYFCYREEQNTGDKSFCDPSYRDYPCTPGKRYYGRGPIQLTWNYNYGAAGRSNNFDGLNNPEIVSQNPVISFKSALWFWMNNVHSRVTQGFGATIQAINSGECGGKETRKVQARVDLYTKYCSQFGVSPGGNLYC, from the exons ATGTTAACCCGCCATCTACTGACCATCACCGCCTTAGCAATAATTCTCGCAGGAGCCCTGCTGCCCAAAAACGTAATGGGTCAGAATTGCGGGTGCTCCCCAGGTCTATGCTGCAGCCAATATGGGTATTGTGGCTCTGGCAAAGACTATTGCGGCCCCGGGTGCCGACAGGGCCCTTGTTTCGCAGCCCCTGGCAACAATGCTGTTTCAGTGCCCGATCTTGTCACACCAGATTTTTTCAATCGCATAATCAATCAAGCTGCTCCAAGTTGTCCTGGGAAGAATTTCTACACTAGAAAGGCATTTCTTGAAGCTCTCAATTCTTATTCAGGATTTGGAAAGATAGGTTCTAGTGACGATTCTAAACGTGAGGTTGCTGCTTTTTTTGCTCATGTCACCCACGAGACTGGAT atttttgTTACAGGGAGGAGCAGAACACAGGTGATAAAAGCTTCTGCGACCCAAGTTACAGGGATTACCCATGTACTCCAGGCAAACGCTACTATGGGCGTGGCCCAATTCAACTGACATGGAATTACAACTATGGAGCAGCAGGAAGGAGCAACAACTTTGATGGATTGAACAATCCTGAAATTGTTTCACAAAACCCTGTTATCTCATTTAAGAGTGCTTTGTGGTTCTGGATGAACAACGTTCATTCTCGGGTAACACAAGGATTTGGGGCTACAATTCAAGCCATTAACAGTGGTGAATGCGGTGGCAAAGAAACCAGAAAGGTTCAAGCTCGAGTTGATTTGTACACAAAATATTGTAGCCAATTTGGTGTGTCTCCTGGTGGTAATCTATACTgctaa
- the LOC125370933 gene encoding endochitinase EP3-like, translating to MRNNNVLIFTLAIALTGALLFKDVKGQGVSVPDIVTPDFFNGIISQAPATCAGKNFYSRDAFLNALNSYSQFGKLGTADDSKREIAAFFAHVTHETGYFCNIEEQNVGAETYCDTTRTDYPCAQGKRYYGRGPMQLTWNYNYGAAGKSNNFDGLGNPEIVATDAVISFKTALWYWMENVRPSVSQGFGATIRAINGAVECDGKEPAKVQARIDLYTKYCGQFGVSPGPNLQC from the exons ATGAGAAACAATAATGTACTCATCTTCACCTTAGCAATAGCTCTTACAGGAGCCCTGCTGTTCAAAGATGTAAAGGGTCAAGGTGTTTCAGTTCCTGATATTGTTACACCAGATTTCTTTAATGGCATAATTAGTCAAGCTCCTGCAACTTGTGCTGGGAAGAACTTTTACTCCAGAGATGCATTTCTTAATGCTCTCAATTCTTATTCTCAGTTTGGAAAACTTGGTACCGCTGATGACTCTAAACGCGAGATTGCTGCTTTCTTTGCTCATGTCACCCATGAGACTGGAT ATTTCTGCAATATTGAGGAGCAAAATGTTGGTGCTGAGACATACTGCGACACAACAAGGACAGATTATCCATGTGCTCAAGGAAAGAGATACTACGGGCGGGGTCCCATGCAACTAACATGGAACTACAACTATGGAGCAGCAGGGAAGAGCAACAACTTTGACGGACTGGGAAATCCTGAAATTGTAGCAACAGATGCTGTCATATCATTCAAGACTGCCTTATGGTACTGGATGGAAAATGTCCGCCCTTCTGTCTCCCAAGGATTTGGAGCTACAATTAGGGCCATCAATGGTGCTGTTGAATGTGATGGCAAAGAACCTGCTAAAGTTCAAGCTCGTATTGATTTGTATACCAAATACTGTGGCCAATTTGGTGTTTCTCCTGGACCTAATCTCCAATGCTAA
- the LOC107262489 gene encoding LOW QUALITY PROTEIN: chitinase 6-like (The sequence of the model RefSeq protein was modified relative to this genomic sequence to represent the inferred CDS: substituted 2 bases at 2 genomic stop codons), producing MVAFHIRIVVLAAAFLVLGVIPGNVMSQNCGCLDNTCCSRFGYCGYGPDYCGWPGCQEGPCDPPPTPIYNISNIANIVTESFSTRRXXAELTQCVRGGISTRENFLKAAGRQPLFCTLGLNIKREIAAYLALASQLTTGFCFVQSLNQDKDYCDPLFNSTYPCYPGEKYYGRGPLQLTWNYNYGKVGKYLQLDLLKYPDIVHEDPIVSYEASMWYWIYNVHQEFEKGFGYAVRAVNPGICDGKDPTALEAAVNYFRLYCYRLGTYTGETLYC from the exons ATGGTAGCCTTCCATATCAGAATCGTTGTCTTAGCTGCTGCATTTCTTGTTCTAGGAGTCATCCCTGGAAATGTAATGAGTCAGAACTGCGGTTGCCTCGATAACACATGCTGCAGCAGATTTGGTTACTGCGGCTATGGCCCTGACTACTGTGGCTGGCCAGGCTGCCAGGAAGGTCCTTGCGATCCCCCTCCTACCcctatttataatatatccAACATCGCTAATATTGTGACAGAGTCTTTTTCTACGAGGCGATGATGAGCCGAACTGACCCAATGTGTGCGGGGTGGGATTTCTACACGAGAGAACTTTCTTAAAGCTGCTGGTCGTCAGCCTTTGTTTTGTACACTTGGTTTGAATATTAAACGTGAGATAGCAGCTTATTTAGCTCTTGCATCCCAGTTAACTACAG GCTTCTGTTTTGTGCAATCTCTAAATCAGGACAAGGATTACTGTGACCCTCTTTTTAATTCCACCTATCCCTGCTACCCTGGCGAGAAGTATTACGGGCGTGGACCTCTTCAATTGACATGGAATTATAACTACGGAAAAGTTGGAAAATACTTGCAACTCGATCTTCTAAAATATCCTGACATAGTACACGAGGACCCTATTGTCAGCTACGAGGCTTCCATGTGGTACTGGATATACAATGTTCATCAGGAATTCGAAAAAGGTTTTGGATATGCAGTTCGAGCTGTTAATCCAGGGATATGCGACGGAAAAGACCCAACTGCTTTGGAAGCAGCTGTTAATTATTTCAGGCTGTATTGCTATCGATTGGGGACTTATACCGGTGAAACCCTCTACTGCTAG
- the LOC8280782 gene encoding endochitinase EP3, protein MGPFSTRRNKLALIVLAGIFLAGIMPESVVVAQNCGCPSDQCCSRWGFCGTTEEYCGTGCQEGPCIAAPPTNDVSVADIVTDEFFNGIIAQADDSCVGKSFYSRAVFLEALESYPRFGRVGSVDDSRREIAAFFAHVTHETGHFCFIEEINGASRDYCDEDNTQYPCNPDKGYYGRGPIQLSWNFNYGPAGESIGFDGLNAPETVANDPLISFKTALWYWENNVQPVIGQGFGATIRAINGALECDGGNPATVQARVQYYTDYCNQLGVAPGDNLTC, encoded by the exons ATGGGACCTTTCTCTACGAGAAGAAACAAGCTAGCACTCATTGTTTTAGCAGGAATATTTCTTGCTGGAATCATGCCGGAGTCTGTAGTAGTGGCCCAGAACTGTGGCTGCCCTTCAGACCAGTGTTGTAGCAGGTGGGGGTTTTGCGGCACCACTGAGGAGTACTGTGGCACAGGGTGTCAGGAGGGTCCTTGTATTGCTGCTCCTCCGACAAATGATGTATCAGTAGCTGATATTGTTACAGATGAATTTTTCAATGGTATAATTGCTCAGGCAGATGATAGTTGCGTTGGGAAGAGCTTCTATTCGCGTGCTGTGTTTCTGGAAGCCCTGGAATCGTACCCTCGGTTTGGTAGAGTTGGTTCTGTTGATGATTCCAGGCGTGAGATTGCTGCTTTCTTTGCTCATGTTACCCATGAGACTGGAC ACTTTTGCTTCATAGAAGAGATAAATGGTGCATCAAGGGACTACTGTGACGAGGATAACACACAATACCCATGCAACCCTGACAAAGGTTACTACGGGAGAGGACCCATTCAACTGTCGTGGAACTTCAACTACGGACCTGCAGGAGAAAGCATAGGGTTTGATGGACTGAACGCTCCTGAAACTGTAGCCAACGACCCCCTAATCTCATTCAAGACCGCACTTTGGTATTGGGAGAACAACGTCCAACCGGTCATCGGCCAAGGGTTCGGAGCCACCATTAGAGCTATTAATGGTGCTCTTGAGTGTGATGGTGGGAACCCTGCCACTGTTCAAGCTCGTGTACAATATTACACCGACTATTGCAACCAACTTGGGGTAGCTCCCGGAGATAATTTAACTTGCTAG